One Calditrichota bacterium genomic window, TTCACCGGGCAGGTCGAGGAAGAATCGGTAGCGGTCCACCGCGGAGTGATCGTCGGGATTGGGGAATACGAAGCCGACCGGATAGTGGACTTGGCAGGCGCCTTTCTGGCTCCCGGCTTGATTGAAGGCCATGTCCACATTGAGAGTTCCAAACTGACGCCGGCCAGGTTCGCCCAGGTTGTGGTGCCGCGTGGGACGACGACCGTTATCGCCGATCCTCACGAGATCGCCAACGTCTTCGGAATCGATGGCATTCGGTATATGCTGCGCGGTTCACTGGGTCTGCCGCTCGACGTTTTCTATATGCTTCCATCCTGCGTTCCGGCGACGACAATGGAGACCGCCGGCGCGAAGCTCTCAGCGGATGACTTGAGACCGCTGCTAAGCGAACCGTCTGTCCGCGGAATCGGCGAATTGATGGACTTCCCCGGCGCCTTGAACGGTGATCCGAGAGTCCTTTCAAAATCCGCGCTTGCGGGTGGCAAACGGCCGGTCGATGGGCACTCGCCCGGACTAACTGGCAAGCAGTTAGCCGCCTACTTGATTGCCGGGCCAGCCACCGATCATGAGTGCAATGCGCTCGCCGAAGCCGAAGAGAAACTGGCCCGCGGGATGCGTATCATGATCCGCGAAGGCAGTGCCGCCCGCAATCTCGACGCCTTGATCGGACTGGTAACGCCGGCCAACGAACGGCGATGTCTGCTCGTCAGCGACGATCGGCGCCCCGGCGACCTGATGGAACAGGGTCATCTTGACCACTTGCTGAGACGGGCGACAGCAGCCGGTCTCGATCCGGTTACGGCGATCCGGATGGTAACGCTCAATGCCGCAGAGACATTTCATCTCTTCGACCGTGGCGGCATACGGCCTGGTTGGAAGGCCGATCTCGTCGCTTTCGACGACCTCAAGTCGTTCAAAGTGCAGGCTGTTTGGAAAGACGGCATTGAAGTCGCTCGAGATGGGCGGCTTATGGTACCATTGACCTTCGATTCAGAGCAGCGACCATCGCCATTGCCGGTTCCGCCGCTGCCGGGCGATGCTTTCGACATCCCCGACCACAGCCAGCCGGTGCGGGTGATCGGCATCGTACCGGATAAGATCATTACTGAGTCGTTGACTATGAGCTTTGACGGCATAGCCGGTCGTCTCGATTCCCATCCCGAAGAGGATGTTCTGAAATTGGCGGTGATCGAACGGCATACCGGCCAAGGTCGTATGGCACTCGGCTTCGTCAAGGGTTTGGGTTTGCGAGAGGGAGCCATAGCCTCGACTGTGGCTCACGACTCGCACAACATCATCGTCGCCGGTGCAGATGACGAGTCAATGTTTGTGGCCGTCAACCGGCTGGTAGCGCTTGGCGGAGGCCAGGTGGTGGTTCGCGACGGATTGCCGATTGCCGAAATGCCGCTGCCGATTGCCGGGCTGATGAGCAACAATGCTCCTGAGTTGGTTGCAAAGTCCGAATCGGCACTGCTAAATGCAGCAGCCAGCCTCGGAAGTCCGCTCGCCGATCCCTTGATGGCGCTCAGTTTCCTGGCTTTACCGGTGATCCCCCAACTGAAACTGACCGACCACGGCCTGGTCGATGTAGATCGGTTTGAGTTAGTATCGCTTTACTCCTAACCTGCCATGTTCCGGGAATGAACAGATTGGACGTTGTGTTTGACGGATTGATGACGAGCGTCTCGGGGGTTCGCGGCATCGTCGGCGAGGGACTGACTGTGGAGACGGTTGTTCGCTGGGCGACGGCATTCGGGGTGTTTTGCAACGGCGGACGGATTGTCCAATCGCGGGACACCCGTCCCACCGGCCCGATGATCGCGGATCTTGTCGCCGGTGCATTAGCCGCAGCCGGTTGTGACGTCGATGATGCCGGTGTTCTTCCGACTCCGGCCGGAGCGCTCGCCGTTCATCGTCGCGGCGCCGCCGGGGGGATCATCATCACCGCCAGCCATAATCCGCAGGAGTGGAACGCCATGAAGTTCGTCCGTGCCGATGGGCGAATGCTGACTGCTCCCGACTTTGCCTCCTTGAAGAGCCTATATGACCGGGCACACCTGCCTGCTGCACGTTGGGACGGCATAGGCCGCCGGATCGCCTGGAATCGAGCGGGTGAGATTTACATCGGCGCAGTGCTGGGACTTGGTCTGCTCGACCTCGACCGGATCAGACGCAAGCGGTTCCGCGTCGCATTCGACGGCGTCAACGGCGCTGGAAGTGAACTCTATCCACTTTTGCTCGAGTCCCTCGGCTGCGAAGTGAAGACAATACATTCATCGCCTGATGGTTACTTTCCGCGACCGCCTGAACCTTCACCCGATAACATTGCCGACTTGCGACGACTGGTTGTCGAGGAAAAGTGCTCAATCGGATTTGCCGTCGATCCCGACGGGGATCGTCTTGCCGTTGTCGATGAACGCGGCGCGGCACCGGGCGAGGAGCGAACCCTGGCGCTCGCCGTCGGTGAAGTCCTTCGACTCCGTCCCGGTCCGGTGGTGATAAACGCTCTCACCTCACAGGTTATTGTCGATGTGGCCGGGTCTTTTGGGGTAACCTGCCAGCGCTCCAAAGTCGGTGAGGCAAATGTGGCGGACCTCATTGCCGACACCAACGCCGTAGTCGGAGGTGAAGGCAATGGCGGTGTGATGCTTGCCGAACTTCATCTGGTGCGCGATGCCGGAGTCGGCATGGCGCTGTTGTTGAACCGGCTCGCTTCGGGCCGGAAGCCCCTGTCGGAGCACCTTGCAGTTTTGCCCGAGTATTCCATGCGCAAAGCGACCTGGCCGGTGGAGGGCTTCGATCCGGCTATATTACTTGATGAACTCGCTGCCGGATTCCCCGCTACTCAGGTCTCGCGTCTCGACGGAGTGCGTATCGAGAGCAGTGATGGCTGGGTGCAGGCAAGGTCGTCCAACACCGAGCCGATCCTGCGCATCTATTCCGAAGCCAGTCAACCCGCTGCAGCGGATGCGATGCTGAGCGATATGTTAGCCCGGATTGGTAGTTTCATCGGACGAAAGGCTTCCCGTGTTGAAACTTGATGCCGGACACATTCTTGAACTGATTGAGAGCGGTGCCGACCTGCCGACGGTAGCGCCGGTGATGCGCAGTCTGCTTGCGCTTCCGGCGTCGAAATCTGATAATGCCGCTCTCGTCGAGGTCCTTAGGGTCGATGCTACACTGGCTGCGCGGCTCCTGCGTGAAGCCAATGCTCCCGACCAGTATCAGGACGAGGTGCTGGATCTATCGACTGCCGCCGGCCGGATTGCCCGCGGCAGTCTGCGCAACCTTTTGATCGCGACCAAGTTCACCGATGACAGCGACAGTTCCGACGGGGAGTTGGTCGAACACGAACGGCTTCGCTGGCTATGGGAGCGCAATCTATGCTGCTCTCTGGCAGCCCGGTTGACTGCTGAGCGAGTAGCACCCGGTCGTCAAGACGATTATCAAACCCTCGGTCTGCTGATGCACCTCGGTCTCTTCTACGTCCTGCATCACTATCCGGCCGAGTATGGACCTTTGATAGACCGCTGGCGACTCGAAGGCGGCGTCTTACGCGACAAGGAAGAGGACGAATTCGGCGTCGATCACCATATCATTGGTCAGCAACTGGCGCGGAAATGGCGGCTCGGCGTGGCGGTGGAATGGGCGGCAAGGCACATCGCTGATTCGGACGCCCCCCCCGTCGGCGATCTTCGCATCGACATACTGCGCTTTGCGGACCATGTGGCAGCACTCTTCTACGAGCAGAATAACATTACAGGCCTGGAGCGGGCGCTCCACTTCGGCGAAGTGAATCTCGCTCTGAGTAGGGATGCCTTGCTCGGCTTGATACAGCAAATTACCCTCGAGACCGAATCGCGCGTGGCGTTGCTCGCGGTGCAGAGCGGCCGGCGGGTGCCCTATATCGAACTGTTGCAGCGAGTCAACCGCGAACTGGGTGCGGCTACGCTCAGTTATGAGCAAATGGTGCGGGAACTCGACGCCGCGATCCGCAAGGCTGAGCAATTGGCTGAGCGGCTCGAGGAGACCAATCGCAAACTGCGTAGCGCCGTCAATATCGATCCCTTGACCGGGATCCATAATCGCCGCTACTTTGAGGAATTCCTCGCGTGGAACTGGAACCGCGCCGATCGCTATGGCACGACGCTCGGCTGCCTGATGGGCGACATCGACCACTTTAAGGTGGTCAACGACACTTATGGGCACCTGACCGGCGACCGGGTTTTACAGGTTGTCGCCGAGACGCTCAAGAGTCGTCTCCGCAATACCGACGTCGTAGCTCGCTACGGCGGTGAGGAATTTGTTATCTTGCTGCCGGAGACTACCCCGACGGCGGTAGCGCATATCGCTCAGAAGTTGAACAATGCCGTCCGCGAGCAAGTCATATCCCTTCCAACGGGCGACCTCCGCGTTACGATGAGTATCGGCTATGCAATCCATCCTGCCGGTGGCGAACATACGCAATCTGCTCCAACCGATCTGATCCGGGAAGCCGATCAAAATATGTATCATGCCAAGCACAATGGCCGGGATTGCATCTGGCCGCCTGAAGCTAAATCGGGACAGTCCGGAAAGTCCCGTAAGTCCACTAAGACTCGTTCCGCGAAACCGACGGACGGGTAGATTCGTAGAACATTCTGTATCCAAACCAAACCTAACCACAGTTAGAATGAACCAGTTTCGAGGCTCTCACTCAAGCCTTCAAAAGGCAGCCACAGTGTCCATGCCTGTGATTGTCGCGCTTCTATTTGCCGTGACGGCCGGGTGTGGAAACCCCGGCGATACACCCCGGCGAGGCTTCGAGCGCGGCAAACTGCCCGAGAAGTTCGATCACCCCAAACCCGGTCGGGCTTCCTACATCGAGCCGAAGCAGTTGATAGACACCCTCAACGCCGGCGCTCAGTTGCAAATCTACTTCATCGAAGATGTTCCCCCACCCGAGCCGCTGTATGTCGTCCATCTGCCCGGGATGAACTTCATTCAGTATGGCGAGGTCTTTTCCGACTTTAACAAGCGGGACAAGTCCCGACCTTACTATTTCATATGCCTCTATGGGGACGACTCTAAACGCGCCGCCGAGAATCTCGTCAAGGATGGCTTCACCTCTTATTACCTTGATGGCGGAAGTTTTCGACTGGTGAGTGAGATGCGCAAGCATGGTTGGTCCGTTCAGTGGAGATAGGTGCAACTGTCATGATCAGCGGTCTGGAAGTCAAGGCAGCATAATGCGGAGCGTGACTCTATTGGGCTTTGCTGCTGCCGCATGGCTAATTGGATCGTTTGGTCATCCATTTCAAGCAGCGACTCCCACGCCCGATGAGGCCTATGTGCCTTATTGGATCTACTTCCACGACAAGGATTTCGGGCGCGGTGAATCGCTTGCGTCGAGGGTAGCCGATCACGCCGCCGCGCAACCGCTGCGGGCGCACATCCGTCGCACCCGGGCGGGAGCCTCGTTCGAGGTTGCGGACCTTCCAGTTCCGGACTCTTTCGTCCGATATGTTGAATCTCGCATCGGTCGAAAGGTGCGGACGGTGAGCAAATGGCTTAATGCCGTTTCGATAAACCTGAACATTGCGGAATTACAGGCTCTTGAGCGCGCTATAGGCGCTCCCGGGTCGCCCGTAGCACGCGTCGGCCCGGTTGCCCGGTGGAAGCGCGAACCCCCCATGCCCGTGATCGAACTCCCCGTCGAACCGCCTCCGCGCCGTGATCACTTCTACGAATACGGCAATTCACTTACCCAGAACCGCTTCCTGAATCTTCCTGAACTGCATGACCGGGGATACCGCGGTCGTGGCGTCCTGATCGGCCTCTGCGACACCGGCTTCGACAACCTCGAACACAACTGCTTCCGGACTATCGACATCGTCGCCACGTGGGACTTTGTCAACGACGATGAGGATATCGATAACGGCGACGACATGGGGGTGGGTGATCACGGCACCAAGACGCTCTCGATCATCGGGGGCCTCGAAGCGGAGCGGATGGTCGGTGCAGCACCGGAAGCGACCTTTCTGCTTGCCAAGACCGAAAACACCGAGTGGGAGCGGCCGGTGGAAGAGGATTACTGGATCGCCGCAATCGAGTGGATGGATGGCTTTGGGGTGGAGGTGGTTTCGTCGTCGCTTGGCTACAGCGACTGGTATGAGTATGAGGACTATAACGGCGAAACGGCACCGATCACACTTGCTGCCGACCGGGCGGTGCGAATCGGCATTGTGGTGGTCAACTCCATCGGCAACGCCGGGCTGAACAACTATCCCCGCAACAAGTTATCAGCCCCCTCGGATGGCTTTGGCGTTCTGGCGATCGGCGGAACCAACCGGGACAGCACCCATGCGCGATTCTCATCGCACGGGCCTTCCTTCGACGGGCGGATCAAGCCGGACTTCATATCCTTTGCCAACGGGACGATCTTTGCATCGTCGCGCAATCCGACCGACTACGGCGCGGGACTCGGGACTTCGTTTTCATGCCCGATG contains:
- a CDS encoding diguanylate cyclase, whose protein sequence is MLKLDAGHILELIESGADLPTVAPVMRSLLALPASKSDNAALVEVLRVDATLAARLLREANAPDQYQDEVLDLSTAAGRIARGSLRNLLIATKFTDDSDSSDGELVEHERLRWLWERNLCCSLAARLTAERVAPGRQDDYQTLGLLMHLGLFYVLHHYPAEYGPLIDRWRLEGGVLRDKEEDEFGVDHHIIGQQLARKWRLGVAVEWAARHIADSDAPPVGDLRIDILRFADHVAALFYEQNNITGLERALHFGEVNLALSRDALLGLIQQITLETESRVALLAVQSGRRVPYIELLQRVNRELGAATLSYEQMVRELDAAIRKAEQLAERLEETNRKLRSAVNIDPLTGIHNRRYFEEFLAWNWNRADRYGTTLGCLMGDIDHFKVVNDTYGHLTGDRVLQVVAETLKSRLRNTDVVARYGGEEFVILLPETTPTAVAHIAQKLNNAVREQVISLPTGDLRVTMSIGYAIHPAGGEHTQSAPTDLIREADQNMYHAKHNGRDCIWPPEAKSGQSGKSRKSTKTRSAKPTDG
- a CDS encoding rhodanese-like domain-containing protein gives rise to the protein MSMPVIVALLFAVTAGCGNPGDTPRRGFERGKLPEKFDHPKPGRASYIEPKQLIDTLNAGAQLQIYFIEDVPPPEPLYVVHLPGMNFIQYGEVFSDFNKRDKSRPYYFICLYGDDSKRAAENLVKDGFTSYYLDGGSFRLVSEMRKHGWSVQWR
- the glmM gene encoding phosphoglucosamine mutase encodes the protein MNRLDVVFDGLMTSVSGVRGIVGEGLTVETVVRWATAFGVFCNGGRIVQSRDTRPTGPMIADLVAGALAAAGCDVDDAGVLPTPAGALAVHRRGAAGGIIITASHNPQEWNAMKFVRADGRMLTAPDFASLKSLYDRAHLPAARWDGIGRRIAWNRAGEIYIGAVLGLGLLDLDRIRRKRFRVAFDGVNGAGSELYPLLLESLGCEVKTIHSSPDGYFPRPPEPSPDNIADLRRLVVEEKCSIGFAVDPDGDRLAVVDERGAAPGEERTLALAVGEVLRLRPGPVVINALTSQVIVDVAGSFGVTCQRSKVGEANVADLIADTNAVVGGEGNGGVMLAELHLVRDAGVGMALLLNRLASGRKPLSEHLAVLPEYSMRKATWPVEGFDPAILLDELAAGFPATQVSRLDGVRIESSDGWVQARSSNTEPILRIYSEASQPAAADAMLSDMLARIGSFIGRKASRVET
- a CDS encoding T9SS type A sorting domain-containing protein, whose protein sequence is MVGPFSGDRCNCHDQRSGSQGSIMRSVTLLGFAAAAWLIGSFGHPFQAATPTPDEAYVPYWIYFHDKDFGRGESLASRVADHAAAQPLRAHIRRTRAGASFEVADLPVPDSFVRYVESRIGRKVRTVSKWLNAVSINLNIAELQALERAIGAPGSPVARVGPVARWKREPPMPVIELPVEPPPRRDHFYEYGNSLTQNRFLNLPELHDRGYRGRGVLIGLCDTGFDNLEHNCFRTIDIVATWDFVNDDEDIDNGDDMGVGDHGTKTLSIIGGLEAERMVGAAPEATFLLAKTENTEWERPVEEDYWIAAIEWMDGFGVEVVSSSLGYSDWYEYEDYNGETAPITLAADRAVRIGIVVVNSIGNAGLNNYPRNKLSAPSDGFGVLAIGGTNRDSTHARFSSHGPSFDGRIKPDFISFANGTIFASSRNPTDYGAGLGTSFSCPMVAGLAALLIQANPYLSPTDIRDALRAASTQADNPDTLRGWGIPDGWRAVQSVPLGRSEQVVPLRTGWNTVSLNRLTDARRFEDYLADLVERQRLLFAKDGQGRFYSPRIGFTNIIVWEQKAGYQLQLSDPDTLRYENDLIDYRVPISLVEGWQIVAYFPEFPLSAPAACQSLIADDALHVIKDDRGRFFLPEFDFSNMPAMRPGRGYHIRLHHDSELIYPRFRPASDGNEDYDPRFSETITVSGERSMSVLLIGGEGEVDGSEVRLESQRGEVLATGCLSDGMCGLVVWDRPEGEPIEVSLLSGVRNRERPRWERKTAEVELVEGELKYQADGVVVARLKILADHSGNRPSQAVVVIPQPFNDRVRISFGAAPLSTVNVSLHNLAGQQLVSLLVSTGTTGLVNASLSANDLPSGIYILALEGAGLSYRKRLVHLR
- the ade gene encoding adenine deaminase; this encodes MNITVLSTWQSLLKAARGDHPADLLIRNARIVNVFTGQVEEESVAVHRGVIVGIGEYEADRIVDLAGAFLAPGLIEGHVHIESSKLTPARFAQVVVPRGTTTVIADPHEIANVFGIDGIRYMLRGSLGLPLDVFYMLPSCVPATTMETAGAKLSADDLRPLLSEPSVRGIGELMDFPGALNGDPRVLSKSALAGGKRPVDGHSPGLTGKQLAAYLIAGPATDHECNALAEAEEKLARGMRIMIREGSAARNLDALIGLVTPANERRCLLVSDDRRPGDLMEQGHLDHLLRRATAAGLDPVTAIRMVTLNAAETFHLFDRGGIRPGWKADLVAFDDLKSFKVQAVWKDGIEVARDGRLMVPLTFDSEQRPSPLPVPPLPGDAFDIPDHSQPVRVIGIVPDKIITESLTMSFDGIAGRLDSHPEEDVLKLAVIERHTGQGRMALGFVKGLGLREGAIASTVAHDSHNIIVAGADDESMFVAVNRLVALGGGQVVVRDGLPIAEMPLPIAGLMSNNAPELVAKSESALLNAAASLGSPLADPLMALSFLALPVIPQLKLTDHGLVDVDRFELVSLYS